The following DNA comes from Thermococcus piezophilus.
TGGCAACGTTACAGTGGTGGTCTCAATGGAAATTCCTGGCTACGGCAAAATAGAAGCTGAAACTGTAGTGTTCGACCTCAACGGGACCCTTGGATCGGCTGGAAAAGTGGACGATGAGGTAAAGCACCTCCTGGAGAGGCTTGCCGACAGGTACACCGTTGTAATACTAAGTGCGGACACCTTCGGGACGCTGGAGGAAGAGTTCAAAGGCCTCCCCGTCAGGGTTGAGAGGATTAAAGACGGAAGCGAGAAGCTCCAAAAAGCTATGAGCTACGGCTCCTACATAGCCGTCGGTAATGGAAACAACGACGTAGCAATGCTGGAGAGCGCCGAGCTGGCCTTCTGCGTCATAGGTCCAGAGGGGGCCACAATAGACGCCCTACTCGCGAGCGATATCGTAGTTACCGATGTCAAAGATGCGATAGCTATGCTCCTCAACGAGAAGAAACTCATCGCGACGCTGAGAGGGTAAGGCATGTACAGAACGCTAAAGGGCATAGGCACAGCCGAGTTAGTCGTTAAGAAGTCCGTCTTCATAGGCTACGCTTCACCTGCCAGCTCTGAGGAAGAAGCAAAATCCTTCATAGGGAAGATAAAGGCCCACCACAGCGACGCCACCCACAATGTCTCGGCGTATCTGATAAACGACGGGAAGAACTTTGCTGTCCGCTATGACGACGACGGCGAGCCTAAAGGCTCTGCCGGAAAGCCCGTTCTCAAGGTCATCCAGAACAAAGGCCTGAGCAACGTCGTTGTCGTTGTTACGCGCTACTTCGGCGGCATAAAGCTCGGCTACGGCAGGCTTGTTAAGGCCTACAGCGAAGCAGCTAGTTTGGCCATAGAAAACGCAGGGATAGTCGAAGTCTATGAGACAGAGCGCTTTGAGGTTGTTTTTTCCTACAGTCTCTACCAGGCCGTCAGAGAGACTGTCGAGGGAAACGGCGGGAAGGTGGTTGGCGAGGATTACGGTGAGCTGGTGAAATTCATCGTGGAGACGAGAAAAGGTGAGGCCGAACCGCTGATGGAGCTTCTGACTGAAAAGACGCGCGGGAGGGTTAGACTAAGGCCCCTCTTCATGAGGAGCGTTTAGACTCAGGAGCCGCCTCACTCTGTCCAACAGGTACCAGGTAAGTGCCACCGTAAGGGGTCTTCTAACGGCGTAGAACGTAACGCCTTCTTCAATTTTTACTGCCTTCAGCTTGTACAGGTAAGGGTGTACTACTCGCGATTTCAGGATTTCCTTCTCATACTTCAAGTGGGCTTCTATGACCAGGTCGAAGGAGTTTTCCTCCGCCGATTCATAGCGCCTCTTCAGTGTCTCGGCGAATTCCCAACAGGTGGTTACCCCTTTCTCCAGCTCCTCGGGAAAGAGCCTATCCTCTATGACCTTTCTTCGCCCCTTTCCGCTCATGGCCCGGCAGGCCTCTGCAACGATATCCCACTCCTCAAGGTCACACGCAGTGTTTATAACCATCTCCAGCCTCCAGTCCCTGTTTGAACGTCCCTTTATGTGCCTCGCCCGCTGGAGGGCCAGAATCAGCGCGTCACGGGCAAGCTTTGAGTTCTCTTTTCCGGCACACCTCGCAATGTCCGGGAGAGCCTCCACCTTACTCTCTGGCTTTATAAGAACTTGGTGTCTCTCAAAGGACGTCTCCGCTCTTTCCAGACTGTACGAATCTAGATACTCCTTGAAAACGTGCCATCTTGCCCAATCGACGGAGTCCCCCACCAGGATGTCCACCACAACCAGTGCTTTCCTAAGATCGCCCCGCCGGGCGAAGTCCGCTGCAATCTTCACCCCCAAGAGAGACCAGTTCCTCGCTCGCATAGTCCGGAGGGAGTTCCCGTATCTTGGCGAGAGCCTCTTCGAACCTTCCACGCTCCACAAGGCTGTAGATTACACAGTACACCTCGGGTCCAGGGATGCTCTGCACGGTCATGGGCTGGGGATGACCATCTGGAGTTAAAAATCTTGCCCTTTATTGGGTTGTTTAAGTAATCTCTCCCACACCCTTCTCGCTATCCACTTATCGAGGAACTCATTGAAGGTGCCGCACTTGGACGAGAGAACGCAGACGGAGCAGCCGTCTTTGCATTCGCAGCCCTTCAGGTGCCATAAACTCTTCTCCATCAGTTTTTCGGCGTTTTCGTAGAGTATTGGCGCCAGCCCAGCGCTGAACTCATTGCCGTCGTAGATAAACACCACTGGCTTCCCTACGTGGGGGGATGGGAAAGCTCGCGTAGCTGTAGCCGCCAAGCTCCCTCGAATCCACGTAGGTGAAGATGGGGGCTATCTTTATCATGTTGTGCTCTATGGCGTGTAACGCAGAGCCTACCCCGTCCTTGCTGTCCATCATCTTCTTTATCGCGAAGGCGAGCTCCTTGTCTTAAATGTTGAAGCGCTGGAGGGCATCATCAATCGCCTTCCTGATGTAGTGGCTCGTCGCTCCTAACAGCTCGGGGAAGAGCTTCCTCCTGTCGAGGTTCTCGTAGAGGGCGAAGGTGATGTTTTCTTTTTCCTTCTCCGCCGCCACTCTGAAGAACTCGTTGAACCCCTCGTGGGGAATTTCCCGAATCCAGTCCGGGAAGACGAGCCATATGCCCTCGGTCTCAAACTCCCCCTCTAGGGGTTTTTCAAACTCGACTCTGGCAAAGCGTTCCCAGTTGAGTATGGAGAAGTCCTCCTCAGTTTCAACCCTCTGGCCGCTTACAGGAGAATGTATCTCCCCGCGGAGGATTCCCTCCTTCCTGAGCTTCATCAGCTCAGCGGCGTAGTTTTCAACGTCCCTGCCCTTAACCGCAAAGCCCGTGTAAACGTGCCTGACCCTAAGCCTGCCCAGATGAACCTCTGTCCCCTTGTAAGACTTACTCTCGTAAACTTCGAGCCTCTCGATGTCCTCCCCCTTGCTCGCGAAGGTCTCAACGTCCCAGAGGCGGTTGAGTCTCTTGGCGAAGACGAAGTGGAACTTGCCGAGGCTCAATCGGTCCTTCGCCATGTAGAGCTCTCCCCTCGAGAAGTAGGCCATACCCAGAAGGAGGGAGCGGTGGTACTCGGCCGTATCAACCTCCTCAATTACGTAGCCCTTGAGCTTGAGCCAGTTGATGAAGCGGAGAAGCTCACCCATGTCCCGTTTTTCCACGAGCTTGGCTCTTATCCACGGCTCGTCTATGAGCAGGAAGAAGCTCTCGTCGCTCGCCGTTCTAAGTGAGGAATAACTAAGAGCTGGCCTCAGTGGCCTGACCTCGAGCTTTCCAAGCAGGGGGTTCTTTCTGAATGAGGCGAGCCTCTCGATGACGAGCTTTTCCGCAACCTTCCTCTCGAACTCGTCCAGCTCATCCCACTCAACCACTCCAACCTCGGTGAGGAGGTAGTGGATGTGCTTCTTCGCTATGTGCTCGTTCCACAGGTTGACAGGCATATACTCGATTATGCCCTTCTCAAGCTTCTCGACGAGCTCATCGACGTGCTCCTTGTAGTAATAGTCGACTCCGTTCTTCCTCAGGACGATACCGTTGATAGCCTCTCTGTCCGCTTTTCTCCCAGCCCTGCCAAAGCGCTGGATGAGCGAGAAGAGGCCGTCTGGTGGGATGCCATAGTTTATCACTGCGTCCAAATCACCGATGTCTATTCCCAGTTCGAGGGCGTTCGTGGTGAGTAGAACTAAAAGCCTTCCCTCCTTGAAGTCCCGCTCTATTTCCCAGCGGACGTTTTTTGGCAGTGTTCCCTTGTAGGTGCTCGTTTTCGTGAAAACTGGGGAGCCGAGCATGAAGCGCAGGAGCTTCTCGGTGCCCTTCCGTGAGTCGAAGAAGACTAGGGTTTTGATTCCTCTCCCCGCCAGCCTCTCGACGACCGCCCTGAGGAGCTGTCTCCCGTCGAGGTTCCTCGGCTCGAAGAGGATTAGGTACCTCCTGGGAAAGGGGTTTGTGGCCTCCTCCACGACCTCGAACTTGGTTTTGAAGAGGTTTCCGGCAAACTCCTTCGGATTCCTGAGCGTCGCAGAGAGGGCTATTATCTGGGGTTTAACTCTGAGACGTTTCAGCCTGAAGGCCAGCCTGCGGAATAGGTAGGCAGTGTTGCTGCCGAAGACGCCGCGGTATGCGTGAAGCTCATCAATGACGAGGTAGCAGAGGTTCCACAGGAGCCATTCATAGTCCCGCCACCTCCTCAGGGCGTTGTAGTAGAGCATGTCTGGAGTCGTGAATATCACGTTCGGCTTCTCGCGGGGTATCTTTCTCCTCTCCTCCCACGGGACGTCGCCAGTCAAGATACTCGCCGTCGGTATCTTTTCTGTGAGCCTGAAGAAGTAGAAGGCTTCGAGCGAGAACTTTTCATACTGGTTGTTGATAAGCGCGCGGGTGGGATAGATGAGAAGATACGTTGCGCGAGGATTCGAGAGGTAGGAGTCAAAGATGGCAAGCCTGAAGATTTCGCTCTTTCCGCTCGCAGTTGGAGTGGTTACCACGATGTTTTTGCTGGAGTAGAGCTTCTCCAGCGCCTCAACCTGGTGACGGTAGAGGGCGAATCCCAGCTCGTTAAGGAGGGCATTTATCTCACGGTGGTTGAACCGGAAATCCGAGAAATCACCTTTCCTCGATGAAAAAACGCTCACGTGGGCTATCTCGCCTTTGAGGTCTTTGAAGGCCTCGAATAGGCTCATGGGTCAAACTACGTCGCAACTTTTTAAAGGCCTTCTCAGTAGGGTAGGGCGGTGGTGGGAATGAGAATCGCGGTCATCGATTATGAGAAGTGCAACCCTGACAAGTGCGGGCACTTCCTGTGTGAGCGCGTCTGTCCAGTCAATCGAATGGGTGGCGAGGCTATAATCATCGACGAGGAGAACTACAGGCCCATAATTCAAGAGGCAAGCTGTACGGGCTGTGGAATCTGCGTTCACAAGTGCCCGTTCAACGCGATAACCATTGTGAACCTCCCGGAGGAGCTTGAAGAGGGCTGCGTGCACCGCTATGGCGTCAATGCATTCGTCCTCTATCGCCTGCCGGTCGTCAAGGAAGGTATGGTCGTCGGAATCCTTGGTCCAAACGGAACCGGTAAGACCACCGCGGTCAAGATACTCGCCGGCCAGCTCCTCCCAAACCTCTGCGGCGACAACGACAGCTGGGACAACGTTATTAGGGCCTTCCGCGGCAACGAGCTCCAGACCTACTTTGAGAGGCTGAAAAACAAAGAGATTAGACCTGTTGTCAAGCCCCAGTACGTCGATTTAATCCCCAAGGCAGTGAAGGGCAAGGTGAGGGACTTACTCAAGAGGGCAGACGAGATTGGAGCATTTGATGAAGTTGTTGATGAGCTCGAGCTCAGGAACGTCCTCGACAGGAACATAGATCAGCTAAGCGGTGGTGAGATTCAGAGGGTTGCAATAGCCGCGGCTCTGCTCAGGAATGCACACTTCTACTTCTTTGACGAACCCTCCAGCTACCTCGATATAAGGCAGCGTCTCAAGGTCGCGAGGATAATAAGGAAGCTTGCCGACTCAGGAAAGGCCGTCTTAACTGTCGAGCACGACCTGGCGGTTCTCGACTACCTGAGCGACATAGTCCACGTCGTCTACGGTAAGCCTGGCGCTTACGGTATCTTCTCCCAGCCGAAGGGAACGAGGAACGGCATCAACGAATTCCTCAGGGGCTATTTAAGAGACGAGAACGTTAGATTTAGGCCCTATGAGATACGCTTCACCAAGTCCAGCGATAGGCAGAGCCAGGCGAGCGAGATACTCGTTGAGTACCAGCGCCTCGTCAAGGACTACGGTGGGTTCAGACTGGAGGCCGAGCCGGGGACGCTCTACATGGGTGAAGTTGTTAGCATCGTCGGCCCGAACGGTATCGGTAAGACCACCTTCGTGAAAATGCTGGCCGGAGTGGAGAAGCCCACAGAGGGCGAGGTCGACTGGGAGCTCAAGGTCAGCTACAAGCCCCAGTACATCAAGGCAGACTATGAGGAAACGGTTTACGACCTTTTGAGCAAGATCGACGCCTCAAAGCTCCTCAGCAACTTCTACAAGACCGAGCTGTTAAACCCGCTGAGCATTCCAGACCTCTACGACAAGCAGGTGAACGAGCTGAGCGGTGGAGAGCTGCAGAGGGTCGCTATAACTGCGGCGCTCATACGTGATGCCGACCTCTATTTGCTCGACGAGCCCTCAGCCTACCTCGACGTCGAGCAACGCTTGGCCGTATCAAGGGCGATAAGGCACCTCATGGAGAAAGAAGGAAAGACTGCCCTCGTAGTAGAGCACGACGTCCTCATGATAGACTACATAAGCGACAGGATAATGGTCTTTGAGGGAGAGCCTGGCAAGTACGGTAAGGCTCTGCCGCCGACAGGAATGCGCGAGGGCATGAACCGCTTCCTGGCCAGTGTGGGAGTAACCTTCAGACGCGATCCGGATACTGGAAGGCCGAGGGCCAACAAGGAAGGAAGCGTCAAGGACAGGGAGCAGAAGGAGATGGGAGAGTACTACTACGTCTCTCTCTGATTCTGTGCTCTCTTCCTTTATTCTGCGGGGATTACTCTTTTTTTGGATATTAAAGTATTCAATACCTTTGGCCAACCAGTCTACCGAAACTTTTTTAAATGGAGCCATCATATGTAATTTTAAAGTTACATATGTGGTGATTCGTATGAAATTGATGTTGAAAACCAAAGGAATGACCCCTGACAGAGGTTTCCACATTGAAACTCCAACAATTCCTACTCTTGGAACCATAAAATGCAAGGGGAGATGCCGTTGATGAAGTGGAAAGCGGCCCCGGCCTGGCTTAGGGGAATAATAGACCTCGCGCTAACGGTTGTTTTTATAGTGGTCATCATTTCTGGAATAGCCCTGTATTTAGCACCCTCTGGAAGGATAGCAGATACATTGGGCTGGACTTTCCTAGGGCTTGACAAGGACACGTGGACCAACACCCACACGTATTTCGGCTTTGCCATGGTAGGTCTCGTGGCGGCTCACCTGATAATAGGGTTTAAGAGCATGATAACCATGCTCAGGATGGGCTTTAGGAAGACCAAGTGGAAGCCCATCGCTGCGCTGCTGCTCGTGTTCACCCTCCTAGCAGCGGGGTTCTACGCTTACGGCGCCTTAATCGTAGAGGAAGAGAACACGGAAGACACTGAGGGCACCCACGATTACTTGGACTATCTCCCGAACGAGACCATCAACACCACATACACCTACGTTGAAATCACCGGAACGATGCTCAAGAGCTATGCGCTACAACAGCTCGCGGATCTCTACGGCGTCCCTGCGGACGAGCTGGCCAAAGTCCTGAAGGAAGACTATGGCATCGAAGCAGAACCCGATGAACTCCTTGAGACCATCGAGCTCAAGAATGGCCTAGATAGGGAGGTCTTCAAGGAAGAGCTCGCCGCGGCGATTGAGAAGCTTCTGGGTTTAAACAGCCCAGTTGAGGGAAACGAAACAGCTGAAGGAGGTGAAGGCTGATGGGCCCTTACATTCCCCGATATTTTTACTCCGAGACTCCCGGTTACGTTGAGTACGTGAACATAGCCCTGTGGCTCGTTCTCTTGGCAGTGGTCCTGTTCTCAATGTACTCCCTGCACAAGAACCTCGCAGCCATAACGGAAGAGCTCAGGGGAATAAACCAGGTCGCGGCGGATCTTCGGG
Coding sequences within:
- a CDS encoding ribosome biogenesis/translation initiation ATPase RLI, whose product is MRIAVIDYEKCNPDKCGHFLCERVCPVNRMGGEAIIIDEENYRPIIQEASCTGCGICVHKCPFNAITIVNLPEELEEGCVHRYGVNAFVLYRLPVVKEGMVVGILGPNGTGKTTAVKILAGQLLPNLCGDNDSWDNVIRAFRGNELQTYFERLKNKEIRPVVKPQYVDLIPKAVKGKVRDLLKRADEIGAFDEVVDELELRNVLDRNIDQLSGGEIQRVAIAAALLRNAHFYFFDEPSSYLDIRQRLKVARIIRKLADSGKAVLTVEHDLAVLDYLSDIVHVVYGKPGAYGIFSQPKGTRNGINEFLRGYLRDENVRFRPYEIRFTKSSDRQSQASEILVEYQRLVKDYGGFRLEAEPGTLYMGEVVSIVGPNGIGKTTFVKMLAGVEKPTEGEVDWELKVSYKPQYIKADYEETVYDLLSKIDASKLLSNFYKTELLNPLSIPDLYDKQVNELSGGELQRVAITAALIRDADLYLLDEPSAYLDVEQRLAVSRAIRHLMEKEGKTALVVEHDVLMIDYISDRIMVFEGEPGKYGKALPPTGMREGMNRFLASVGVTFRRDPDTGRPRANKEGSVKDREQKEMGEYYYVSL
- a CDS encoding YigZ family protein translates to MYRTLKGIGTAELVVKKSVFIGYASPASSEEEAKSFIGKIKAHHSDATHNVSAYLINDGKNFAVRYDDDGEPKGSAGKPVLKVIQNKGLSNVVVVVTRYFGGIKLGYGRLVKAYSEAASLAIENAGIVEVYETERFEVVFSYSLYQAVRETVEGNGGKVVGEDYGELVKFIVETRKGEAEPLMELLTEKTRGRVRLRPLFMRSV
- a CDS encoding HAD family hydrolase gives rise to the protein MEIPGYGKIEAETVVFDLNGTLGSAGKVDDEVKHLLERLADRYTVVILSADTFGTLEEEFKGLPVRVERIKDGSEKLQKAMSYGSYIAVGNGNNDVAMLESAELAFCVIGPEGATIDALLASDIVVTDVKDAIAMLLNEKKLIATLRG
- a CDS encoding DUF4405 domain-containing protein, with translation MKWKAAPAWLRGIIDLALTVVFIVVIISGIALYLAPSGRIADTLGWTFLGLDKDTWTNTHTYFGFAMVGLVAAHLIIGFKSMITMLRMGFRKTKWKPIAALLLVFTLLAAGFYAYGALIVEEENTEDTEGTHDYLDYLPNETINTTYTYVEITGTMLKSYALQQLADLYGVPADELAKVLKEDYGIEAEPDELLETIELKNGLDREVFKEELAAAIEKLLGLNSPVEGNETAEGGEG